From a single Brassica napus cultivar Da-Ae chromosome C9, Da-Ae, whole genome shotgun sequence genomic region:
- the LOC125593249 gene encoding transcription factor mef2A-like produces the protein MGRGSISSASQQNRGLVPSGAQMSQQMMMPHPYQQERPVAHFQMPHPYQQEGSVAPFQMSQQMMMSHLRPSVPPYQQERPVAPVQNEFTQQRGKRKVYEAGESSSSRKRQNHQPGMSQQHLWQIEAPRDSEGYQEYLERLGGSSGGSLGAFSARHPLNQGRQNQPPWMNYNQPQQQAVRPVMNYNYNQQQQAARPVMNYNYNQQQQAVRPVMNYNYNQQQQAVRPWMNYNSNQQQQAVRPWMNYNYNQQQQAVRPVMNYNYHLQQQQFHQGQQRFRFPMNMIQHHQASPSAAVPPPPEQVNQQLQPQTQQPRQFQGSNADEPSSSRQGQG, from the coding sequence ATGGGACGTGGCTCAATATCGTCTGCAAGTCAACAGAACCGTGGTCTTGTTCCTTCTGGCGCTCAAATGTCTCAACAGATGATGATGCCTCATCCATATCAGCAGGAGCGACCAGTTGCACATTTTCAAATGCCTCATCCATATCAGCAGGAGGGATCAGTTGCTCCTTTTCAAATGTCACAACAGATGATGATGTCGCATCTTAGACCAAGTGTGCCTCCATATCAGCAGGAGCGACCAGTTGCACCTGTTCAGAATGAGTTTACTCAGCAAAGGGGAAAGCGGAAAGTGTATGAGGCAGGTGAGAGCTCCTCCTCCAGGAAAAGGCAAAACCATCAGCCTGGTATGAGCCAACAGCATCTATGGCAAATTGAAGCTCCTAGGGATTCAGAGGGGTATCAAGAGTACTTGGAGCGTCTAGGAGGATCATCAGGTGGATCACTTGGGGCTTTTAGTGCTAGGCATCCCTTGAACCAGGGAAGGCAAAATCAGCCGCCATGGATGAACTACAACCAGCCGCAGCAACAAGCAGTGAGGCCAGTGATGAACTACAACTACAATCAGCAGCAACAAGCAGCGAGGCCAGTGATGAACTACAACTACAATCAGCAGCAACAAGCAGTGAGGCCAGTGATGAACTACAACTACAATCAGCAGCAACAAGCAGTGAGGCCATGGATGAACTACAACTCCAATCAGCAGCAACAAGCAGTGAGGCCATGGATGAACTACAACTACAATCAGCAGCAACAAGCAGTGAGGCCAGTGATGAACTACAACTACCATCTGCAGCAACAGCAATTCCACCAAGGACAACAACGCTTTAGGTTCCCCATGAATATGATTCAACACCACCAAGCTTCTCCCAGTGCAGCAGTACCACCACCGCCTGAGCAGGTAAATCAGCAACTTCAGCCTCAAACACAACAGCCAAGGCAGTTTCAGGGGTCTAACGCTGATGAACCATCGTCTTCACGCCAAGGTCAAGGCTAG